In Ammospiza caudacuta isolate bAmmCau1 chromosome Z, bAmmCau1.pri, whole genome shotgun sequence, the genomic stretch ATTTTGCTCACCATAAATTACACTTGTACCAGGGTAAATTATCTAAGCAAGTATTATGTTTCTATTTTTGCCCTCAGAGCAACTATTTTGCAGAAAATGGGAGTTTCAATGATGTGTAACACATTTGGTAAAGCCTCTGATTTTGTGTGACCCGGCAAGACTTCATCAGTAAAAAGATACTGAACAGATTGTGTAATCTGGTAAACCTGTAACTAGCTAGCTATATGATGTTGACCACTGAATGCCTTTTGTACTATCTTTGGAAACAAGTGCTCACTGATGCCAGCGACATGATTTCCAGTGGTCAAAATACTAACTTTGGCACATTATTGTAGCAATTTTTATTGTAGCAACTGGACTGGTTTTCATGTGGTTCTTGTCTCTGACCAGCTCTTGTGTTAATTCACTACATAACTGGAAATACAAACTTCCACAGTCCACAGTTCTTAACAGTCCAGGGACTGCAGACACTGCTATTTTTCAGTGACTCCTCCCAGCCCTTTTTTAATGCTCATCAGAGTGGAAGTTTCAGGAGTCAGCAAAATCTGAGGAACAAATGGTCTAGGTAATGTCTGAAGTAGCTGTGTCCTAATAATGCAGATTCCAATCTCCTTTAGCAGTGACTGTAAACAGCTACAGAGCTGGGGTGCTGACATACCTTGGACTGCATCTGCACATCGAGttttagcattaaaaatattcagacaTATTTCAGTCTAAAAAGAGATAGCCATTGTAGAATTTGTGAAGTTTTCCCCTGACTATAAATTAACAACATAAACAGCAGCTACCAGTACAATcagttttcctttcatttaaaGAAAGCTTGCCAAGAAGATTGACCACTTGTACTGTCCTCTTGAGGAAATACCTGCTGCTGGTATTCTTACATTTTGATTTCAATTAAAAAGTCAAATTTTTTTCATCAGCATACATAAATTTCAGTGAACCagaaggaggaggggaaggaaatcTCATTATTTGACATGTATTTCTGCAGCATCCAGTTTTACCCCCTTGGAAACTTAAGAAATAACTTCTACTGTGTAACAGGTTGTTAGATCCACTGCTAAGGGTAGCAAGTCACTGTGCTATATTGCCCTTACTACCCTTGCGTATAACATTCAGTTAAAAAACAACCTGAAGTTACTTGTTTTCCTTTAAGTTTCCTTTAATATTTAACTAATTATTAAGGAGGAGGCAGTATTTGCTTACCCTTTCCTGGAGGATTTGCCAAGTTTAACCAGATGCAGtagaaatttgtattttttgtctCAAATTTGCATGTGGGACAGAACTGCTCCTTGCTCTATAGTCTGTTTGCAAAAGAAGGCTAGAGAACAGAAGTCATATGGAAAGCTACTTCTATGAGTGTATTTGCTATTGCATTGGTACTAACACTCTGGTATATTCTGCAGACTTGGCTGTAGGTAAAACAAAATTACTGGAATCTATTTCTCAAATCACATAATAATTAAAgttggaaaaaaattcctaaatcATTGAGTTCAACCTCTAACCATCACCACCCTGCCAAATAACTCACAGCACTAGGTGCCATGTCCAATCATTTCTCAAAGactcccagggatggtgacttcaACACTTCCATTTTAATGCTTGGCAAACCTTTCAGTGAAGGAAgtcctcctgatgtccaacctgaactgccctgggcacagctggaggccatttcctcttgtcctgttacTTCTTACCTGAGAGAAGAGGGCAAACCCCACCCAGCTAtaccctcctttcaggcagttgtagagagtgataatgTGCCCCTGGAGCCTCCTTTTCACCAtcctgaacaaccccagctcaatgagctgctcctcacaggacttgtgctccacagccacaccagctccactgcccctctccagacatgctccagcagctccatgtccttcctggaGTAAAGGGCCCAAAACTGAGCACAagatttgaggtgtggcctcaccagtgcagagTACAGGGGgtcaatccctgccctgctcctgttgGCCATACCattgctggcacaggccaggatgccattggccttcttggccacctgggctcACATTCAGTCGATGGCACCCCCAGGTCTTTTTCCtgtgggcagctttccagccactctgtaTCAGCTTGTGGCACTTGTGGGGTTGTTCTGCATGAACTAAAAACAAGGTAGGCTATGACCACTGAACTTTTGAAATCAATATGTCTTCCAAACCTACATAAAATCAGGACAATTCAGTAATGCATGAAGAATATGTATGGGAGGCATAAGCTGTCTTTGCTACTTTTACAATTAAAGTATACATGACTAACTTGCTGTAATAGTAGCACGTtagaaaagcacagcagagtTCTGGAGTGCAAGATTCTGTTGTCTATAAAATGTATTTGGATTTCCAGCTTCTTAAACAAGAAGCTTTTAATGCTTTTCCACTTAATGTTTGAGTTGACAATGTCAGAAACCCACTTTGGTGGAATAACATATGAAGTAACTTTCAAACAGTGCATGACACTTCACCCTATGTGACTTgtaaaaagctttttgtttaAACTGAGGTCTTAGCCTAAACCTTGTACAAGTTCCCTTCATCAATGACTTCAACCATAACAAGACTTGggtataaaaaaataatctgaagtTAGCCTGATGAACAAGAAAAGAATCAGACTCCCAGAAATCATACAACTCAGCATTCATTTGTAGACAAGTGATGTTATGTTTTAGGATTAAACCAAATTATGTTTAATGAAAGTACAATATAACATTTATATCCCCTTAGTAGAGGTAGAAAGCCAGTGTTTTAATCTAATCCATTCAGATCAGAAATACTGATACCAGATACTGATTTATTGCTATTAGTGATAACCAAATTTGAGAGCTTATACTGTCAGCAAGGTAGCATGAATACAGTTGCAATCTCCAATATTCAGAGTAAAACATATCCATATCTGTAGTAAGACAATAGCAGATTCTACCAAGAATCTGCTGCTTCTTGTAAACATTGTACTTGTGCAGATGTTTAATTTCTAAAGTCATGAAAGGCAAGGTTAGTAGCAGAAAACACATCCAGTTTCACATTCGGCAATATAAGAACCCTGCTCTTCAAGGACAACTAAAAACCTAGCAGCACATTTCAAACAATATTACAAGTTTTTTCTTAATTACTCACCCTTCAAAATCCCTcccccaaaccaaatcaaaacaacaaaaatctgaCACCAAAAATAAAGTGCAGTACCCAGAAAAATAAGTGTCAAGAAAATAGCcatgtttgtttctttgggggaaaaaaaaaaagggaaataaaggagTACTTGGCCTCAGTCTTAAAAGTACTATAATGTGTCCATCATTTTGGATTCTTCTTCATCTCTTTGTATCACAGAATTGAAACTGCAGACATCTCTGTTTATGGAACCTTGTAGATCTCCTGTGTTCTGCAACAGATGAAAAACTGACAGCTTAATGCTTCATAATTACATAGATGGAGGgagaaacagagagagagaaacagagactGTTTCCATTGTCCATGTTATAATGAGACAAATTTTCAATAGAAAGGAAGTAAGATCTGAAAACATCCTCCACCAGTATTTTGTCACTGtgtcaagaatttttttaatttgctagCATAGCTTGTATTTGGTCTTAATACTTCTAGCACCTAACTGCACATTTATATAAAATTCAGCTGTTTGATCTACCTCTGAGAGGTACTTTAATCAAATTATTTCAAACATGTACTTTCAATTGTGACTCCTTTCCTAATACATAATTTGTGACAATCTTTTAAGTTGTTTCTTCATTACAGAATGTGGCCCTAactgcaactgcaaaaaacacCTAAGTATACCCTTTTACAGGAAGACTTTCCTTAAACTTGACTCTTCTTGCCCAAAGAAGTTGTGAGGTCCCTGGCAGCGTTGAAGGCCTGGCTGGATGGGGCTGTCCGGCCtatgaaaggtgtccctgccgtggcagggagTTTGGAAACAGATGATATTTAGGGTCTgctccaactcaaaccattctatgactctatAACTTACTTGACTGATCCCATGATTCTACACTGCTTCTGGTGATGACTGGGAATACAGTTCTAAGATCTGATCAGATTTATCATGCAGTGTTTattttaggaaggaaaatgtAAAGGCAATGAACAAACATATACTTTTGAACTTTTGCTGATGCTGTGAATTCCAGCAAGTAAAAAGAAAGGCCATAAACGCCTTGTGTATTAATAACACTGCATTATATATCCTAAGCACTAGCAATTCAAGAAATAATCCTCTTTATATCTCAGAAAGGTACAGCTTCTCTAGGCAGGACCTAATCTTGCCTTAGTTCAATTGAATTTTGGAAATAATAAACCTACCTGTAAAAAAGATGTCCATTCTCCCACACAGCCAGGACTGACATTGAGATCATGGAGTAACATGGTCTGAAAGCCATGTGATTGTGACCAGATTCTCACTCTCGCCTTGAATGCCTCAAGTTCACTTTTAAAGGCCTCAAAGTAGCCTTCTCCtgtctgcaaagaaaaaaatgaagtattCGTTCTTTAGCAATTTGTTCTTTTGAATTGTAAGCTTACAcagtgctgaaaaaaaaatccaggcagTAATGACATGTTATACCTTTTGGGGAATAACAACTGTGAACAACTCAGGGATAAAGTTAGTCAATTTAAAGTTATGTTTCGTGTAGATTTCTTTTTAAGACAATCTGTAGCATTTATATGCATAAGTAAAGTAGCTGATTTGTCTGAGAACATGTAAAACCAAACCTAATTTTAGCCTGTAATTTATTCCAACTCAGAAGGTATCCTTACAACAGGTGCTTGTTGAAGCCCTTTGATCAAAAGTAAAGCACAAACTAACCCACATTTTAACTATACTAGTTTAGGTAATATTAACATCCATTAGAGTCTTGAACAACTAAACACAGTCTATAACAAATCACAGTTTCAGTTTTCCCACCTTTTTCCTACAAAGCTCTGGATTGTCCTATTTCAGTCATGAGAAAGGGACACTTTATATAGCTGCCTCACAGTAAGGGGAGACTTTGAAAACGTTTGTAATTAGTTACAATAGTCAGACCAGTTTAAGATCAGTTGGTGTTTGCTGTTGTTACTTAGTTATTACTTGTCTGCGACACACCTGCATTTTGCTTTCCACCTACAACAAGCAAAATTCACTAAGCTTTCATTTAAGCAGAACCAGAATTATAACGAAATGTTCTATCTAGAAAATAATTGCTATCAAAACTCTTTCCCATAAGCCTAAATCagtcaaaaaattatttagccTCACATGGTTGGAAGAAATCCCTTCTAAAACACTTGTACTGTATCAAGAGTTTCTCACATTATTACCCAAGTTGACTTACTTTGGCTTTTTGGAAAAAGAGACGAAAACATCCTCTTGGATCCACATTGCAGCTTCTGGCAATTTCTATAATAAACTGCATTACAACTGCTTGGTGTGCTACTTGCTCCATCAGAgctcttttctgaaaaaaaaagaaaaaaagttaaagtTATGATTTAAAGATATATTTCTAAAATTCAGCAGAATTTCCTTTTGTTCCAGTTCCTAAGCAGATGTGAACTGATGCTTACAGAAACAAGAGGACTCATAGTTAGCTATAACTAGACATAAATGTGACAATGCACTATCAATAAAGTAGAGGGGGCTGGAAGAACAGTTAAACAGCTAATGAAATTGGTCACATTTCTACTATGCAAATAAGAAAATGTGCGCTTCTAAGATTTAAACATCTTCATACCTGTTCAGCTTCTAGATGAAAACACCACAACATGAGATACCTAGATGTTTCTTCACATACAAGGTATGGGTGATCAGACAAAAACCTTTGACTATCATCCCATCTGCTCAGCATGCCTAATAAGAGAAACACAGTTAAGATATTctaaaaagataaattatttaATGCAGCAAGGAAGTTACCTGTATTGATACCAAGGATACATAACAACTTGGCAATTTACTAAACTCAGAATAATAGCATGCAGctaaatttgggggttttatttatACATCTAACCAATGCTGAAAGAGCACTACTAGAAGGCATAATTAGTCTTTGAAGATACTAAAAGTAGATTATAACAGTCATGCACTTCTAGTAATgctgataatttatttttaatcagttttCACAAGCTAACAAAATGGTGCAGATATCTACTAGTTACAACACCAAATAGCTTAAAAATTTTATGGACAGATATTTACATTAAGTGATTCTAACAAACACAATTCCTCTAAATGTTTGCAAATAAAAGAACAGAACCTGTAACCTGTCAAAAATTAAAGTGCTTCTAAGATACAGTTTGCTAGACTTTTAGAGAATTCAAATTAATTATACAAACAGTTTGATtacaaaaacaaacccccacCAGTATTGGAAAGTTAATTAGAACTTTGAATGGCAGTATCATGGCACTAACTTCAAGTAACAAGCCAAATGTAAAAATCAGAACTCAATACTCATAGCGCTTCTTCAAGTTGTCCTATCTCTGACAGTCATTATTGGCAACAGGTACTAGATGTACAGCTTCACCTGTCCATCAGCACATAATTACAACAGGGCTGAAGATAATTCAATGGTAATGACCTGAGCTAATCTTAGTTCTAGCAAACAAATGCTGAAAGAGAAAGCAACAGGTTGTATTTCTTTTGACTGTTTTCAAGTTACTCTGTGTAAGTTCTTCATTGTTTTGAAGCCAGAAGAGGATCCAGAAGCAGGACTCATGCAATAACGAAGTCCACACTGCCGCTCGGCAGCAGCTAGCATGCAACAAGTGACTTCAGAAAGCATTAATGTACTGTGGCTTTCTACAATGGACTTGTGTAtcacaaattaaaataataacatGGCTTTGAACACAGgaagtataaaaaaaaattaccttctgTAATAAGACTGCTTCTTTAACAGTCTAATTTGAATTTAGACAAAGAGTAATTTTGCCCAACTCTCAGCTAGGAAGCCTACAAGATAATATCCTCTTTTTTTACCTGCTGAAATGAACAGCAGGAGAGATGTTTTCTAATTCCAATATCATTACACTGAACAGTTAAGGTACTTAAAAGAACCTGTGCCAATTTACTACTATTTGCATACTCTTGACAGTGTTTTGCCTTTACTTGATACTTGAAAGGCTTGCTAAGGTTAACAGCCCTTTCTTTAAAagcccttttctttttaaagcccTTTCTTTAAAACAGCTTTAAGTCACCCAGaagccaaaaaaaaagtaaaaacaactTTGTAAGAACAACTGAATTCTGCCAATACAGTCTTATTCTTGATTGTTCCAGAATTCCAAATATGGCTGTACAATACTATAGCATGAAACCAGTCCGAATGGCAAGCACTTCAGAGAACCATAGAAATTTTACATTACGTTACAAGATCAGCTTTGTGCTCAGTCGGATTTAAAAATTACAACAGAGCTAAAGTGACACCTAGCGGATAACTAAGTATAGTTTTAAACACACAATTCTGAGCATACATACTCTCAGTGCAGGTGTTAACAAATATGTCCATTTAATCAGCCATTACCCTTATAAATTAACAagtaacagaaaataatttaataaaacatttaacTTAATCTCCTTCAAAAAAGGAGAGAGCCATGGATTACCCATGCACTTTTATATACATGACTTATATGTCTAGGAATGTCCCTGCCTTTTCCCACTGGTGTGGGATATCCCTGGAGTCCtgataaaataaaactgaacaGTCTGTCATTTAGGTCTTTCATTTATTAGCATTCATTCTGTACAAGAAGGAGCAAATCAACAAATTCTGTAGGAGCCACAAGATGTTGGAAAAACACACTCACCGAAGTGTCTAATCTTTTGTTCATGTTTTTGCATAAGTGGTTCAGACACAGCCTCAtcttcaatttcttttcttttttgattaATAAAACTCTGAGGAAGAGAAAGATTGTACTATCACATAAAATCCACACATACTGTTTAGTGACATAAAGGAGTTATTATACTTTAATATGTTACTATTTAAATGTCTATGTTCTAATTTTAGAGTTGTATCATATTtgaggaagatttttttcagaaagtgtCTTACCTAGTAACAGAATTTCAAAGTTTCCTTAAAATCTCTGAAAAACTTCTGTTTTCATATAGGAACTTACTGATTTATTAGTAATGAGAATCATGTACATTGCAGTCTGGATCAGGAGAAATTAGGAGATGTGATAGTGATGAGAAActcatttttgcttttttatgttCTTCATGTCCATTTGTAGCTCTGCAGCCTATTATTGTATAACTATATAGATTCATAACTACAATTTTACCTACTCAGTTAGCAAGAAAGACAAAATACATTCCTAAAAGCTCAATCCTCATCTAGTTTCTTCTGAAACCAAGGACAACACTCCACCATAAAGCACTAGACAGGAATGGGGGCTTCAGAAGAGAGTTGAACAAAGAGGGGGAATTATCTcaaaatctgtgtttttaatTGGACATTCTTCTCAATTATGCTAATTTGCTACACTCATAAAACTGTAGTTTATGTCACATGTGCACCTTCAGTGCATTTTTCAGTGTGTATTTCGGTGTGTAGCGCATGTGAAGGGACCCTTCACAAAACGTTAACCAAATTTATCACCCGACTGTGTCTTGCTTGTGACTTTAGGGCTCAGGAAAAGGCAATGATAGCTGTTGAAATTAAATTGTGAAATCAAAGATAAGATCCTCCTATTAAAAAAAGGTCATGCTAAACAATTTGTATTACAGTAGACAGTATTAGAGGCAAACTAACAGTTTCATACTCTGGGTCAGATAGGACATTTAAAGACCAAAGAGTTTTAACCATCCCTGCCCAGGCAAGAACATCTTCCACTGGATTAGGTTGCTCCAAAACCAGTCCAATCTCTTGCTTCTAGGGATTGGGTATctacagcttccctgggcaactGGTTCCAGCGTCCTAATATcctaataataaaaaagaatctTGCTtacatccaatctaaacctaccaTCTTtgagtttaaagccatttcctcttgtccttcaGCTCAGGCTGTGATAAAAATGTTCTCCCTCTTTCTTATAAGGCGCTTTAAGTACTGAAAGGTCACATGAAAGTAAATTAGGGCTACCTGGAGCCTTCTTTTCTTCAAGTGAACAACTCCAGCTCTCCAAGCCTTTCCTCAAAGCaaaggtgctccagccctctgattagCTCTGTAGtgcttctctgcagctgctccaacaGGAGTCCTTCTTGTATTGGGGACCCCAGAACTGGGTGCATTACTTTGGGGTGGgtttcagcagagcagagcagaggggcagaatcccctccctgcccaccctgctctggatgcagcccaggacacgtgtggctctctgggctggcagtgcccatggctggggcatgtccagcctctcagccaccagcacccccaattccttctgggcagggctgctgggatctgttcatgcccagcctgtgctgacactgggggttgccctgacccaggtTCAGCACCTTGCACATGGCCTTGTTAAAACACATGAGATCCCCATGGACCCACTTCTGCATCTTGTTCAGGTCCTCTGGAAGGTTTCCTTCATGTCTGATAACTGCACCACTCAGTTTGATATCTGCAAACTTCCTGAAAGTGCACCCAATCCGTCGGTTTAATTTTAATGAAGACATAACACTGGTCCCCGCACAGACCCCTGACGGACACCATCCTTGTGCCATTGGACTCTGAGCCATTGACCCTTTGCATGCCACCAACCAACTACTTCCTTATCCACCTAACAGTCCACTCATCAAGAGAAGGATGCTGTATGAGAACACATCCAAGGCTTTGCAGAAGTCCAGATAAATGACATCTGTAACCCTTCACCTATCCACTGATGCCACCGCCTCGTCACAGGACACTGATAAGGCCACTGAAGAATTGGTCTGGCAGGACCTGCCCTTGGTGCAGCTGTGCTGAATGTCCCGAACCACCTCCCTGTCCTACAGGTGCCTGAGCACAGCTCCTAGAAAGGTCTATTCCATGGTATATTCCATGACCCTCCCAGGCACAGAGGCAAGTGACATATTGTGTTTTTGTGCTGTACATGACACAGAAGACACTCAGAGACAAGTAACAACTGGAATGAACAAAACAGGTTAGTACTTGCTTCCATGCACAATGATGTAGGTCATACCTTATTAAAAACTTCTTTACTAACAGGATCTGTGTTCCATAGATTCTGTCGTTCTCTCTGGTTTAGcgcttcttcttttcttctccactCTTCCTCTCTCCATCTCAACTCGGCAGCTTCAGTCCTTGCTTGAGCAGATTCCTGATCACAGGATTCTGAATTATGCAGTGCTAAACTACCAAATTTTTGCTGGGCTTCTGCTAGGTTCCATGTGCATTCTACAGAGTGCTTCAcaaattctctttctttttggCAGGCTAATTCAATCCCTTGGCTGTATGTCTGTGAGGAAAATCAGACATGCTATTTATGGAGAGAAAAATGTTGATTTACAGTTTCTATAGAAGCAGACTGGCCTAAATCCCAAAGCTAATAAAAATGCACCTGGAAGGCACCTTAGATATGCAGCATTATAACAGCAGAAGTGATGAAGCATGGCAATGTACAGCTATGTCTTCCAGAAAGAGATTTCCAATTTGAGTCACCCTAAGTTTATTTGCAAAATCATGGATCATATGCTGCTATCAGCAATAGTCTCCAGACTGCAAAAATACTTTTGACACAGCTGAAATCCCTCTGGCTGTCTTAGGACTGGAACATTAGCAGCAGCCAAGTGTGAGAATACTCTGAATATAAACTTCTGATAAGAAAGGATTGGGCTTACGATGTCAGATCACAACAGTAAAGTAACTGCTGCCTGCATTTCAGTATTAGTACCCAAACAAATGGCCAACATCTTCTCTTGAACTGGCACAAGAAGTGGTATTTAAGTTATAAAGCAGCCAAGGCCCAGCACAAACACGTGCTCCTTCAGGTCAAATCTGTTGAGGATGTCACCACTCATAgctgggagagaaaagggaCACCTTAAGCAACCCTATTTATATTATTTCCAGGTGTGTGCTCAGAATTCACACTCACTAATATGCCAAGCCTTTCCCACCAAGAGTGAAGAAAAATGCATCCATATGCATTAGTTCCTCAGCCTTCCACTGCCACGTTATGAA encodes the following:
- the CDC37L1 gene encoding hsp90 co-chaperone Cdc37-like 1, coding for MALWLPRSRDGGALEEEDEERTQAAAFRQRLPEVQTYSQGIELACQKEREFVKHSVECTWNLAEAQQKFGSLALHNSESCDQESAQARTEAAELRWREEEWRRKEEALNQRERQNLWNTDPVSKEVFNKSFINQKRKEIEDEAVSEPLMQKHEQKIRHFGMLSRWDDSQRFLSDHPYLVCEETSRYLMLWCFHLEAEQKRALMEQVAHQAVVMQFIIEIARSCNVDPRGCFRLFFQKAKTGEGYFEAFKSELEAFKARVRIWSQSHGFQTMLLHDLNVSPGCVGEWTSFLQNTGDLQGSINRDVCSFNSVIQRDEEESKMMDTL